In Pseudoalteromonas tetraodonis, the genomic window ACACTCGTTAACTAGTAAAGCAGGTTTGCCCTTGTATTTACGTATTTTGCCCCAACTTAAATTTTTATATTTTGCATAAACCGAGAATCACTATGACCAATGCACATACTAATCCCCTAATCGGGCTTGAAGGTTTACCGCCTTTTTCAAAAATAAAGCCAGAGCATGTTGTCCCGGCACTAAAAAAAGGTATTGAGCACTGTCGCAGTGCAATTAATGATGTATTAGCAAAGCAATCATACACATGGGAAGATTTAGTATTACCCCTTGAAGAAGCTGACGATAAACTATCGCGATTGTTTTCACCGGTATCGCATTTGAACTCAGTAATGAACAATGATGAACTTCGCGAAGCCTACGAGCAATGTTTACCGCTTATTTCTGAATACTCTACTTTTGTTGGTCAGCACCAAGGTTTATATGAGGCTTACAACGCACTTTATAACAGTGACGAATTTAAAACACTCACTACTGCCCAGCAAAAAACCATTACTAACGCATTACGTGACTTTAAGCTTTCAGGTATTGCGTTAAATCCTGAGCAACAAAAACGCTACGGTGAAATTAGTGCGCGTTTATCAGAGCTTGCCTCAAAATTTGGTAATAATGTGATGGATGCCACGCTTGCATGGCATAAGCATATTACTGATGAAAGCCAATTGGCTGGTTTACCAGAATCAGCGCTTGCATTAGCGGCCGATACGGCAAAAAGTAAAGAGCTAGATGGCTGGGTATTTACCCTAGATTTCCCTTCATATTTGCCGATCATGACCTATGCAGATAATCGTGAACTTCGTGAAGAAACATACACCGCGTTTTCAACCCGTGCATCCGATCAAGGCCCTAATGCGGGAGAGTTTGATAACTCAGCCATAATGAGCGAAGAACTTGCACTGCGTCATGAGTTAGCACAATTACTTGGCTTTAATAACTACGCTGAAAAATCGTTGGCTACAAAAATGGCAGAATCACCCGCGCAGGTATTCTCATTTTTAGAAGACTTAGCTGCTAAGTCTAAACCACAAGCAGAGCAAGAACTTAAAGAGCTGCAATTATATGCAGAGCAAAAGCATGGTATTAGTGAAATGCAGGCGTGGGATTTTGGTTATTACAGTGAAAAACTAAAGCAAGAAAAGTACGCGATTTCAGATGAAGTTCTTCGCCCGTACTTCCCAGCAAATAAAGTACTAAGTGGCTTATTTGAAACGGTTAATCGCCTATTTGGTATTACTGTAAAAGAAGTCGCTGATTTTGATAGCTACCATAAAGATGTACGCTTTTTTGAAATTTATGACAGCAATAACACTTTACGTGGTCGTTTTTACTTAGATTTGTATGCGCGCGATCACAAGCGTGGTGGTGCGTGGATGGATGACTGTATGGGTCGAAAAGTGCGCGCAAATGGCGAGCTACAAACACCGGTTGCTTACCTGGTGTGTAATTTCAATAAAGCGATTGGCGATAAGCCTGCTTTGTTTACCCATAATGAAGTAACCACACTGTTTCATGAGTTTGGTCACGGTATTCATCATATGCTTACCCAAGTGGATACAGCCCCCGTTGCCGGTATTAATGGGGTAGCGTGGGATGCCGTTGAGTTGCCAAGTCAGTTTTTAGAAAACTGGTGTTACGAGGAAGAAGCGCTTAGCTTTATCTCAGGTCACTTCGAAACCGGTGAGCCACTACCAAAAGAGTTGCTTGATAAACTACTTGCGGCTAAAAATTATAACTCAGGTATGCAAATGTTAAGACAACTTGAGTTCTCGTTATTTGATTTTAAAATCCACCACGATTACGTGGCAGACAAACCATGTAACATTCAAGCTGTGCTTGATGATGTACGCAGTCGTACCTCAGTCATTAAGCCGCCAGCGTTTAATCGTTTTCAGCATGGCTTTAGTCATATTTTTGCGGGCGGTTATAGCGCAGGTTATTACTCGTACAAATGGGCTGAAGTACTTTCGGCAGACGCCTATTCTAAATTTGAAGAAGAGGGGATTTTTAATCCACAAACAGGCCAAGCGTTTATGCAGCAGATTCTTGAAAAAGGCGGCAGTGAAGAGCCAATGGCACTGTTTAAAAACTTCCGTGGTCGTGAGCCAAGTGTAGACGCACTACTACGCCACAGTGGCATTGCCGCTTAGGGTCTATTGACCTTTGCGGATTAAAATATAATTAAAAAAGCGCCCCAGTGGCGCTTTTTTATTGCCTAAAACACAGTATTGTTAAAGAATATTTTGAATAAATTTTAGTAGTTTCAACATAGCGTACTATGCTTTGAACAAAGTACTAAAAGGGACTAACGCATGGCAAAGTTAATACTGGCAATTGATGACGATAAATTAATGCACCATATTATTGAAGAGTCTTTAGCTGGGTTTTGTAAAGTGCTCCATGCCAAAAATGGTGAAGATGGCATAAGACAAGCAAATAAGTATAACCCTGATATTATTTTGCTTGATGTTGAAATGCCGGGTATGTCTGGTTATGAGGTCTGCCAAAGTATTAAACAAAATAAAGCCACAACAGACATTCCGGTAATGTTTTTATCATCCAAAGTGGGGCAGGCCGAACGTATTAAAGGGTTTAGTGTTGGCGGGGCTGACTATATTTTAAAGCCTTTTAACGCACAGGAGCTGATGGCACGCATTAAAATTCTTTACCAGTACCGCAAGCAATGCGCAGCACTGCAGTATGATATAGCAAAGGCCAATAAAACAGCTGAAATGGCGATGATTGAAACCGGTGACATGGGACGCATTATGCGCTTTGTTTGTCAAAGCTACCATGCTGATAATTTAGAACTATTAAGTGAATACTTTTTAGGCTTTTTTACGCCATTACACCTCAATGTTGTGGTCGTTTTTTGGCAAAATAACCAGGGAGTGTTTTATAGCCAAGAGACGGGCGTATGCCCATTAGAGCAAGAGCTACTCATGCAGCATAAAAATGCAGAGCGCTTTGTTGATATTGGTCATAGTACTATTATTAATTACCCTAATATTTCACTGTTAATTAAAAATATGCCAATAGATACGCCATCACTGTATGGTCGCTATAAAGATTTATTTCCGCATATTTTAGAAGTAACTAACGAAAAAGTAGTTACTATACAGCAGCACCAATATCGACTAATGCGCGACAATGAGCTAACCCTTGCTTTTAAAGATATTGTTGCCCAGCTTAAAAATCAAAATGCCATGCAAACGAATGCGATTAGCCAGCTTACAGAGCAGCTCGAGCAACTCCAATCGTTAATGCAAACACAAAATGACTTACCAGCTTCGCAGCTCAATGAGCAAATAACTCAGCTTAGCCATACATCACAGCAGCTGGTTGCAACCACGAATGATTTAGCGTTTATCAAGCACCAACTAAAAACAACTACTCAACAGCGTGATGACTTAATTACTCAAACACAACTAAGTAAACAACAAGCGCAGCCAGAATCTGAGAGTGAAAATAACGATATTGAGTTGTTTTAAACTATACACCTTGCGAACTTCGTATATTGCTGCTGTTTGGGTATAATAGCGGTGAAATTTATCATCGGAGTGTGAAGTGATTATACAGTGTGCGTTTAAAGAGTGTCGGCCATATTTGAATGAGTTAGAAACACGCTTTGGGCTTGCTCAATGGGCGGAGCAAAGCCGTGGCTTTAGTTTGCATTACGATGATAAAGGGCTAAGCCTATATAAAACTGATGAGCCTAAACTAGGTGCAATTAACGTAGACTTTGTAACTGGTGCCGTTGCACATAGGCGTAAATTTGGTGGTGGTAAAGGGCAATCAATTGCTAAAGCGGTTGGCCTTAATAAGGGCGCAACGCCAGTGGTACTCGATGCAACCGCAGGGCTTGGACGTGATGGTTTTGTTTTAGCTTCGCTAGGCTGTAAAGTGATTTTGCATGAGCGCCACCCCGTGGTTGCCGCGCTGTTATATGACGGTTTACAACGTGCTTATAACGATAGTGAAATTGGCCCATGGATGCAGCAAAATATGAGCTTAATATTTGGCTCAAGCCATACCTTACTTGCTCAATGTGACAGCATGCCCGATGTAGTGTACTTAGATCCTATGTTTCCGCACCGTGAAAAATCAGCATTGGTTAAAAAAGAAATGCGCGTATTCCAAGAATTAGTAGGTGGCGATACCGACGCCGATGATTTACTCGAGTTTGCCTACCCCCTTGCCAGCAAACGTGTGGTGGTTAAACGCCCCGATTACGCACCATTTTTAAATGATAAAACTCCAAGCATGCAAATCAAAACTAAAAAGAACCGCTTTGATGTATATGTAAAAGCCGCGATGGTTTAGGTTAAAGGTTAAAGTGTCGCTGCAACCATAGTTTGACATAATACAACCATAGTTTGACATAATTAAAGCTCAAGTAGAGCTACTCATCATTAATGAGTTTCAGGAGTTAATAGAGTTTAAAAGCGTACAAGAACGACAACAAATTGCAAATGGGTTAAAGTTTATTAGTGAAGAAGCCAAAGTGCCAATAGTACTGGTTGGTATGCCTTGGGCTGCAAAAATAGCTGAAGAACCTCAATGGGCTTCTCGCTTAGTTAGAAAAAGAAAACTTGAATACTTTAGCCTAAAAAATGACAGCAAGTACTTTCGCCAATATTTGATGGGGTTAGCTAAGAAAATGCCATTTGATGTACCTCCTAAGCTTGAAAGTAAAAATACCACAATAGCGTTGTTTGCTGCATGTCGAGGTGAGAATCGAGCTCTTAAACATCTACTGTTGGAGGCTTTAAAATTAGCACTAAGTTGTAATGAGTATCTTGAAAATAAACATTTTATTACTGCTTATGACAAGTTTGATTTTTTTAATGATAAGGAAAAACTAAAATCAAAAAATCCTTTTAAACAAGACATTAAAGATATTGAAATTTATGAGGTAATCAAAAGCTCATCATACAACCCAAATGCATTAGATCCTGAACATATGCTCACAGGTCGAAAGTTCGAAATAGTAAAATAAACTGTATAACCTAAGTTCTGGTTAGGTGGAATAAAAGAGCAAGTCTTAATTTACACTATCTACGGTAAATAGGGATCCTACAAAATATATTAGTCCGTCGTCTGATCATCTCTACTTTCCTATGGACCCTATTTAATTAATGCAAGTAAGGACTCAACTAGCGCCAATTAAGTCTTAGACACCAAATTGGGGAGCTGTATGATCGCCCTACTTCTTAGTAATAAATTAGGTTTAAGTATGAAAAGTAAATTGTTAGAAAATCAAAAGTTAGGTTTTGGAACTGCTCCTTTAGGCAATATGTTTAGAAATATACCGGAGGAAGAGGCATTAGCCACTATAACAGAAGCTTGGAATCAGGGTATCCGCTATTTCGATACAGCACCATTTTATGGCGCTGGTTTAGCAGAAATAAGATTGGGACAAGTGCTTAAAAACTATAATCGTGATGAATATACATTAAGTTCAAAGGTTGGTCGTATTATCCTCGATGAGGAGGTTGAGTCTCAAGAGTTCGGTGAAAAAGGCGCTTTATTTGAGCATGGAAGGAAGAATAGAGTTGTTAATGATTATACTGCTAGTGCAACTTTAAGATCTATTGAAGATAGCTTAAAACGATTAGACACAGACAGCTTAGATATTGTCTATGTACATGATATTGCACAAGACTTTTATGGCGACAATTGGTTAGCTAAATTTGAAGAGGCCAGAAATGGGGCATTTAAAGTATTAGCTGATTTAAAAAAAGAAGGTGTTATTAAATCTTGGGGTTTAGGTGTAAATAAAGTTGAACCAATTGAACTTGCTTTAAATCTTGAAGAAGATAAACCTGATGCATTTTTACTAGCAGGAAGATATACACTGTTAGATCATGAATTGGCACTACAACGTCTGATGCCTAAAGCCGCAGCACAAAAAGTTGATATTATTGTCGGAGGTCCATATAGCTCCGGCATTTTAGCAGGGGGGTCTAATTTCGAATATCAAAAAGCTCCTACTCATATTGTTAACAAAGTAGCTAAAATAAAAGCAGTTTGCGAGAAATTTTCGGTCAGTATTAAAGCTGTAGCACTCCAGTTTGTATTAGCCAATGATGCGGTTAGCTCAGTTATTCCTGGTGCAAGTAAACCTTCTAGAATTGCTGAAGATATCTCAGCCTTAGAAGAAAAATTGCCTCATGAACTATGGCTTGAATTAAAGCGTGAGGGTGTTATTTCTGAACTCGCTCCAACACCAACTAAGTAGGGAAAACGACATGCTAAAAGCTCAAGCTCAAACTGTAATAATAGCTCCCTCTAACGATGTATGGGAGCTAATTGGTGGATTTAATAGCCTGCCAGATTGGTTACCGTTCATTCGGGAAAGTAAGCTTTCTGAAGGTGGTAGAGTTCGAACATTGCAAAGCCATAAAGGTGATAAAATCATTGAAAGGTTAGAAGGCTTTAGCGAAGATAAAACGTTTTACAGCTATTCAATTATTAACGCGCCATTTCCAGTGAGTAGCTACCTTTCAACTATAAGTGTAAAAGCTATAGATGATAAAAGCTGCCAAGTAACGTGGTTTGGTTCATTCATGGCTGACGACAGCGTAAAAGATTCTGATG contains:
- the prlC gene encoding oligopeptidase A, with protein sequence MTNAHTNPLIGLEGLPPFSKIKPEHVVPALKKGIEHCRSAINDVLAKQSYTWEDLVLPLEEADDKLSRLFSPVSHLNSVMNNDELREAYEQCLPLISEYSTFVGQHQGLYEAYNALYNSDEFKTLTTAQQKTITNALRDFKLSGIALNPEQQKRYGEISARLSELASKFGNNVMDATLAWHKHITDESQLAGLPESALALAADTAKSKELDGWVFTLDFPSYLPIMTYADNRELREETYTAFSTRASDQGPNAGEFDNSAIMSEELALRHELAQLLGFNNYAEKSLATKMAESPAQVFSFLEDLAAKSKPQAEQELKELQLYAEQKHGISEMQAWDFGYYSEKLKQEKYAISDEVLRPYFPANKVLSGLFETVNRLFGITVKEVADFDSYHKDVRFFEIYDSNNTLRGRFYLDLYARDHKRGGAWMDDCMGRKVRANGELQTPVAYLVCNFNKAIGDKPALFTHNEVTTLFHEFGHGIHHMLTQVDTAPVAGINGVAWDAVELPSQFLENWCYEEEALSFISGHFETGEPLPKELLDKLLAAKNYNSGMQMLRQLEFSLFDFKIHHDYVADKPCNIQAVLDDVRSRTSVIKPPAFNRFQHGFSHIFAGGYSAGYYSYKWAEVLSADAYSKFEEEGIFNPQTGQAFMQQILEKGGSEEPMALFKNFRGREPSVDALLRHSGIAA
- a CDS encoding response regulator — protein: MAKLILAIDDDKLMHHIIEESLAGFCKVLHAKNGEDGIRQANKYNPDIILLDVEMPGMSGYEVCQSIKQNKATTDIPVMFLSSKVGQAERIKGFSVGGADYILKPFNAQELMARIKILYQYRKQCAALQYDIAKANKTAEMAMIETGDMGRIMRFVCQSYHADNLELLSEYFLGFFTPLHLNVVVVFWQNNQGVFYSQETGVCPLEQELLMQHKNAERFVDIGHSTIINYPNISLLIKNMPIDTPSLYGRYKDLFPHILEVTNEKVVTIQQHQYRLMRDNELTLAFKDIVAQLKNQNAMQTNAISQLTEQLEQLQSLMQTQNDLPASQLNEQITQLSHTSQQLVATTNDLAFIKHQLKTTTQQRDDLITQTQLSKQQAQPESESENNDIELF
- a CDS encoding class I SAM-dependent methyltransferase yields the protein MIIQCAFKECRPYLNELETRFGLAQWAEQSRGFSLHYDDKGLSLYKTDEPKLGAINVDFVTGAVAHRRKFGGGKGQSIAKAVGLNKGATPVVLDATAGLGRDGFVLASLGCKVILHERHPVVAALLYDGLQRAYNDSEIGPWMQQNMSLIFGSSHTLLAQCDSMPDVVYLDPMFPHREKSALVKKEMRVFQELVGGDTDADDLLEFAYPLASKRVVVKRPDYAPFLNDKTPSMQIKTKKNRFDVYVKAAMV
- a CDS encoding TniB family NTP-binding protein, with the protein product MKAQVELLIINEFQELIEFKSVQERQQIANGLKFISEEAKVPIVLVGMPWAAKIAEEPQWASRLVRKRKLEYFSLKNDSKYFRQYLMGLAKKMPFDVPPKLESKNTTIALFAACRGENRALKHLLLEALKLALSCNEYLENKHFITAYDKFDFFNDKEKLKSKNPFKQDIKDIEIYEVIKSSSYNPNALDPEHMLTGRKFEIVK
- a CDS encoding aldo/keto reductase, which encodes MIALLLSNKLGLSMKSKLLENQKLGFGTAPLGNMFRNIPEEEALATITEAWNQGIRYFDTAPFYGAGLAEIRLGQVLKNYNRDEYTLSSKVGRIILDEEVESQEFGEKGALFEHGRKNRVVNDYTASATLRSIEDSLKRLDTDSLDIVYVHDIAQDFYGDNWLAKFEEARNGAFKVLADLKKEGVIKSWGLGVNKVEPIELALNLEEDKPDAFLLAGRYTLLDHELALQRLMPKAAAQKVDIIVGGPYSSGILAGGSNFEYQKAPTHIVNKVAKIKAVCEKFSVSIKAVALQFVLANDAVSSVIPGASKPSRIAEDISALEEKLPHELWLELKREGVISELAPTPTK
- a CDS encoding SRPBCC family protein; amino-acid sequence: MLKAQAQTVIIAPSNDVWELIGGFNSLPDWLPFIRESKLSEGGRVRTLQSHKGDKIIERLEGFSEDKTFYSYSIINAPFPVSSYLSTISVKAIDDKSCQVTWFGSFMADDSVKDSDVIELFTTIYSDGLKELSNNFV